From a single Gimesia fumaroli genomic region:
- a CDS encoding arylsulfatase gives MKSPTLKFPVWIVLLTLFSFPALSSAQKPNILVIWGDDIGTWNISHNNRGMMGYQTPNIDRIAREGIAFTDYYGQQSCTAGRAAFIGGNVPVRTGMTKVGLPGAKEGWQKTDVTMATVLKSNGYATGQFGKNHQGDRDEHLPTAHGFDEFFGNLYHLNAEEEPEHEDYPGDMVLRNGKTFKEQYGPRGVIHSWANEDGTQKIQDTGPLTKKRMETIDDETVAAAKKFIKEQNAAGQPFFCWWNGTRMHFRTHVKKEHRGLSGPTGDEYHDGMVEHDMHVGELLKLLDELGIADNTIVMYSTDNGPHYNTWPDAGTTPFRNEKNSNWEGAYRVPAFVRWPKHFPAGKTLNGVVSHEDWLPTFAAAAGDTTIKEKLKQGVELNGRKYRNYIDGHNQLDYLTGKTKEPPRKEFMYVNDDGQIVAIRAYDWKAVFLENRGKAFEVWREPFVELRVPLLFHLRRDPFEKAQHNANTYNDWFLKRVYVIVPMQQIAANFLQSMQEYPPSQTPGSFNLEKIQKTIEDAASGR, from the coding sequence GAACCTGGAACATCAGTCACAACAATCGTGGCATGATGGGTTATCAAACTCCCAACATTGACCGGATCGCCCGCGAAGGAATTGCCTTCACTGACTACTATGGTCAGCAAAGCTGCACTGCGGGACGTGCGGCATTTATTGGTGGTAACGTTCCCGTTCGCACCGGCATGACTAAAGTCGGCTTACCCGGCGCGAAAGAAGGCTGGCAGAAAACCGACGTCACCATGGCAACCGTCTTGAAAAGTAACGGCTACGCTACGGGACAATTCGGCAAAAACCATCAGGGGGACCGTGACGAACACCTGCCGACCGCACATGGTTTCGATGAATTCTTCGGAAATCTCTATCACCTGAATGCGGAAGAAGAACCCGAACACGAAGACTATCCCGGCGATATGGTGTTACGCAACGGAAAAACATTTAAAGAACAGTACGGACCTCGAGGCGTGATTCATTCCTGGGCAAACGAAGATGGTACACAGAAGATCCAGGATACCGGCCCCCTTACCAAAAAACGCATGGAAACTATCGATGACGAAACCGTCGCCGCTGCGAAAAAATTTATCAAAGAACAAAATGCTGCCGGCCAACCTTTCTTCTGCTGGTGGAACGGGACCCGGATGCACTTCCGCACGCACGTCAAAAAGGAACACCGTGGACTAAGTGGTCCGACCGGTGATGAATACCACGACGGCATGGTCGAACACGATATGCATGTCGGCGAGCTGCTCAAACTATTGGATGAACTGGGCATCGCCGACAATACCATCGTAATGTATTCCACGGACAATGGCCCGCATTACAATACCTGGCCCGATGCCGGCACCACCCCCTTCCGTAACGAAAAGAATTCCAATTGGGAAGGCGCCTATCGCGTCCCGGCGTTTGTCCGCTGGCCCAAGCATTTCCCCGCTGGTAAAACGCTGAATGGGGTCGTGTCTCACGAAGACTGGCTGCCCACATTTGCCGCAGCCGCCGGCGATACCACAATCAAAGAGAAACTCAAACAGGGGGTCGAACTCAACGGCCGCAAGTATCGCAATTATATCGACGGCCACAATCAACTCGACTATCTCACTGGAAAAACGAAAGAGCCGCCACGCAAAGAATTCATGTATGTGAATGATGACGGTCAGATCGTCGCGATCCGCGCTTATGACTGGAAAGCCGTCTTCCTGGAAAACCGGGGGAAAGCCTTCGAGGTCTGGCGTGAGCCTTTTGTCGAGTTGCGTGTGCCACTGCTGTTCCATCTCCGTCGTGATCCTTTCGAAAAAGCACAACACAACGCGAATACGTATAATGACTGGTTCCTGAAGCGGGTGTACGTGATCGTGCCCATGCAGCAGATCGCAGCCAATTTTCTGCAATCCATGCAGGAGTACCCACCCAGCCAGACCCCGGGGTCCTTCAACCTGGAAAAAATCCAAAAGACCATTGAAGACGCCGCTAGCGGCCGATAG
- a CDS encoding HAD family hydrolase has protein sequence MRHALVFFCLFSINVVFAADPLPSWNAGPAKDAIINYVKCATNDGCPLYVTPQERIAVFDNDGTLWSEQPAYFQLLFALDRVRALADQHPEWKTEQPFKAVLENDFKTIAASGKAGLLKIMAVTHTGMTTDEFEKTVRNWIKTARHPEKQVPYTKLVFQPMLELLNFLRANGFKTYIVSGGGIDFLRVWTEDVYGIPPEQVIGSSIKVKLEQRDGKPVLVRQAEIDLIDDKEGKPVGIHRYIGRAPVMAFGNSDGDLQMLQWTDRRENTLKALVHHTDAKREYAYDRESHIGQLDQALKEAQAKGWTVIDMQRDWKRIYPAPTPDN, from the coding sequence ATGAGACACGCACTCGTTTTCTTCTGTCTATTTTCGATCAATGTCGTATTCGCCGCCGATCCCCTTCCCTCCTGGAATGCTGGCCCTGCAAAAGACGCGATTATCAACTACGTGAAATGTGCGACCAACGATGGTTGTCCCCTGTATGTAACGCCACAGGAACGAATTGCCGTGTTTGATAATGACGGCACGCTTTGGTCCGAACAACCGGCTTATTTCCAACTGTTGTTTGCTCTGGACCGTGTGAGAGCCCTCGCCGATCAACACCCGGAATGGAAAACCGAGCAACCATTCAAAGCGGTTCTGGAAAATGATTTTAAAACCATCGCCGCATCCGGGAAAGCCGGGTTACTGAAAATCATGGCTGTGACACACACGGGAATGACGACCGACGAATTTGAGAAAACCGTTCGCAACTGGATCAAAACCGCCCGTCATCCAGAGAAACAGGTCCCCTACACAAAGTTAGTCTTTCAACCGATGCTCGAACTGCTGAACTTCTTACGTGCGAATGGTTTCAAAACCTATATCGTCTCCGGCGGAGGCATCGACTTCCTGCGAGTCTGGACCGAAGACGTATATGGTATTCCCCCCGAACAGGTCATCGGCAGCAGTATCAAAGTCAAACTGGAACAGCGAGATGGCAAACCGGTTCTGGTCAGGCAGGCTGAGATTGACCTGATTGATGACAAGGAAGGGAAACCGGTGGGCATTCACCGTTACATTGGCCGCGCACCTGTGATGGCGTTCGGCAACTCGGACGGCGATCTGCAAATGCTACAGTGGACCGACCGCAGAGAGAACACGCTCAAAGCCCTGGTCCACCACACCGATGCCAAACGGGAATATGCCTACGATCGCGAGTCGCACATCGGACAGCTCGATCAAGCCCTGAAGGAAGCGCAAGCAAAAGGCTGGACCGTGATCGATATGCAGCGCGACTGGAAACGGATCTATCCCGCACCAACGCCCGACAATTAG
- a CDS encoding carbohydrate porin: MFTGIRKSRRCLRQSKTLKFTCFLICIFSLAFTSRSTHADEYLPASLVEEAPPEAVACEPECEECTGPDFWSQSTLTENLFARRPCLAEQGITFDADLTQFYMGVASGGLEQEFRYSGHGDYVTNIDSGKLGGPQGLFVKLRAEHRFGEGISDATGAIIPVNVLADLPVADSTELYLTNVLFTQMFSETFGVFAGKLDTLDGDMNAFAHGRGKTQFSNAAFVATPIGLRTIVYSTLGTGFLILREGEPIFTFTVLNSTDTSRTSGFDELFANGAAVIPELRLPTNLFGRPGHFLFGASWSSRDYASLEQDPFITLPDIPIARETDSWSLYWNFDQYLFVDPCDPTRGWGVFGRAGIADDRTNPIDWFLSLGIGGNSPISSRKSDTFGLGWYYSATSDRLAPFIETALGGVGDGYGVEIFYNAEITRWFHLTADMQVLRPARQTADTALVVGLRAVIEL, translated from the coding sequence ATGTTCACAGGCATAAGAAAATCGCGCCGTTGCCTGCGACAAAGTAAAACACTCAAATTCACCTGCTTTTTGATCTGCATTTTCAGCCTCGCTTTTACCAGTCGCTCAACTCACGCAGACGAATATTTACCCGCTTCCCTTGTCGAAGAAGCTCCGCCAGAAGCTGTTGCTTGTGAGCCGGAGTGTGAAGAATGTACCGGCCCGGATTTCTGGAGCCAGTCCACACTGACCGAAAATCTGTTTGCACGCCGTCCCTGTCTGGCCGAACAGGGAATCACCTTTGACGCCGATCTGACCCAGTTCTATATGGGAGTCGCCTCCGGCGGCCTCGAACAGGAATTCCGTTATTCGGGGCACGGCGATTATGTGACGAATATCGACTCGGGCAAGCTTGGCGGACCTCAGGGGCTGTTCGTCAAACTTCGTGCAGAACACCGATTTGGTGAAGGGATCAGTGACGCAACCGGCGCCATCATTCCCGTCAACGTGCTTGCCGATCTCCCGGTCGCCGATAGCACGGAACTCTATCTGACCAATGTGCTGTTCACACAAATGTTTTCTGAAACCTTCGGCGTTTTCGCGGGCAAGCTGGATACGCTTGATGGTGACATGAACGCCTTCGCCCATGGTCGGGGTAAGACACAATTCTCCAACGCGGCGTTCGTCGCGACTCCGATTGGCCTCCGTACCATTGTCTATTCAACACTAGGGACCGGCTTTCTGATTCTGCGCGAAGGCGAACCGATCTTTACTTTTACGGTTCTTAATTCAACCGACACTTCTCGAACCAGTGGCTTCGATGAATTGTTTGCCAACGGCGCCGCGGTCATTCCCGAACTACGCCTGCCAACCAATCTCTTTGGACGACCCGGCCACTTTCTGTTCGGAGCCAGCTGGAGCAGTCGAGACTATGCCTCGCTGGAACAGGACCCGTTCATCACCCTGCCCGATATTCCAATCGCGCGGGAGACCGATTCCTGGTCCCTCTATTGGAACTTCGATCAATACCTCTTTGTCGATCCCTGCGATCCCACACGAGGCTGGGGCGTCTTCGGCCGGGCTGGCATCGCCGATGATCGTACGAATCCGATCGACTGGTTCCTCAGTTTAGGTATTGGTGGCAACAGTCCTATTTCGAGCCGCAAATCTGACACATTCGGCCTCGGCTGGTATTATTCCGCCACCAGCGACCGCCTGGCCCCCTTCATTGAAACAGCACTGGGAGGTGTCGGCGACGGGTATGGCGTCGAAATCTTCTACAATGCCGAAATCACCAGATGGTTTCATTTGACCGCCGATATGCAGGTCCTCAGACCCGCCCGCCAGACTGCTGATACGGCGCTCGTGGTGGGTTTAAGAGCCGTGATTGAACTGTAG
- a CDS encoding WD40 repeat domain-containing serine/threonine protein kinase gives MIDQLRFDDYHLIDSVCDEYESGWTPDSALELKSALAQCPAPLRRYAFVELLKVDVELRQRRGVAVGRIDYLTLYPEYRDAIDAVIEVAGTEPTATLISSKADSAEADLHASGETNAASTDAESRFGRFLLKAELGQGAFGTVSLAYDPTLDREVALKLPRFDQNDRERIDRFLAEAQIAAQLQHPNIVAVWERGQVGEQFYISSAYVQGETLKEFLDQTKPDVRQIAVWVRDLAEALAYAHEQNIVHRDIKPANVIINERGRPMIMDFGLAKRIDHDVALTSDGLILGTPAYMSPEQARGVTQEMGTQSDQYSLGVIFYELLTRQPRWSGKTHEVLLKLQSDPPPPEIQNKETPVPVDLIAVCQKMLQPAVENRYADCQAIGDDLTRWLDGHPVSVRRVTQTERFIKWCRRNRVISSLVLSTAVILLFSLTAVSFSLFEASEARNEAQQNLEYAQTQEQEAVDERDKAISAAEAQRKESARNSLLLAGYNIRAGRFYEAELLLNAIDEKDRGWVWNLQSARIPREIISITHPEGKAFQDANIFFDDSGEKLALRHAVGNRLVTWLYEAKTGKFLSKVADDYELVSPSGAGFTQGGRYLTVIMWNRLPQGGQTPFNLGIYDTNTKQIIATQDDISNYSPCLTQPEAVVIQRRDQKGKYAYSLWNFITGKTVEFGTGPKCLPFNFSVNQDGTVLALRYKNMMTFKSSEKRQTVLRPIMDRLGATHWNVSRDQKYVVGQLQDPWPWNRRNKMVPAGQAVVVQFPARMISVLETDDSVAHALFQYAELQSMTLNIFNQGSGFFLTTNDRFVVLNSSNTAVMQPQKKELCWWNRDTGEYLGKAMGIAVSSDGERFASIESKTVKIREAPVRIRRFRSQVTEKELEKWEPVQPRKQNRVYPVILYSQEEPWVVLIHDQGTDTVDLETRVISIKHASKVFYHQARRVAFHEPTGTLALINGNEFLDLFSLKTGKQLAHLRCDPWPVNTDLTFHPNGELLAVGHADALVIWSIPEQKVIHRNKEFRFMEEGNGKLKFTPDGKYLFIYGKRIDTETWQPTAAQPFKSDHPVKFSPDSQLLTIDTADGLVQIHEVETGKLVHQIQTDAQSVYSHFHPREPLLAVARSDGHLEIYDTNTWDLVLDEPLPRGELVDLVFSTSGDSLAVGVQTKGTRRWFEFSNRR, from the coding sequence ATGATCGATCAACTGAGATTTGATGACTATCATTTAATTGATTCGGTCTGCGATGAATACGAATCAGGGTGGACCCCCGACAGTGCGCTGGAGCTGAAATCAGCTCTGGCGCAGTGTCCCGCGCCGCTACGTCGGTATGCCTTTGTGGAATTGTTGAAGGTCGATGTCGAGTTGCGTCAGCGGCGGGGAGTGGCTGTCGGACGGATTGATTACCTGACGCTCTATCCTGAATACCGTGATGCCATTGATGCTGTGATTGAGGTGGCGGGCACGGAACCCACGGCGACGCTGATTTCATCAAAAGCCGACTCGGCTGAGGCCGATTTGCATGCGTCCGGTGAAACCAATGCTGCTTCAACTGACGCGGAGTCGCGGTTCGGTCGGTTTCTCCTCAAAGCGGAACTGGGGCAGGGGGCGTTTGGTACGGTCTCACTGGCCTATGATCCCACGCTGGATCGTGAAGTTGCTTTAAAGCTGCCTCGATTTGATCAGAACGATCGCGAGCGGATTGATCGCTTTCTGGCGGAAGCACAGATTGCAGCACAGTTGCAGCATCCGAATATTGTTGCTGTCTGGGAACGAGGTCAGGTCGGAGAACAGTTTTATATCTCTTCCGCCTATGTGCAGGGAGAAACGCTGAAAGAATTTTTGGATCAGACGAAGCCTGATGTGAGGCAGATCGCGGTCTGGGTACGTGATCTGGCCGAAGCGCTGGCGTATGCCCATGAGCAGAATATTGTGCATCGAGATATCAAGCCGGCGAATGTGATCATCAACGAGCGAGGGCGTCCGATGATTATGGATTTTGGGTTAGCAAAACGGATTGATCACGATGTCGCTCTGACGTCGGACGGTTTGATCCTGGGAACCCCCGCGTATATGTCGCCCGAACAGGCGCGGGGCGTGACTCAGGAAATGGGTACGCAGAGTGATCAATATTCACTGGGCGTGATCTTTTATGAACTGTTGACCAGACAGCCGCGCTGGTCCGGGAAAACGCATGAGGTATTGTTGAAGCTGCAGTCTGATCCGCCGCCGCCTGAAATTCAAAATAAAGAGACGCCGGTTCCCGTGGATTTGATTGCCGTCTGCCAGAAAATGCTGCAGCCAGCGGTGGAGAATCGTTATGCCGACTGTCAGGCGATCGGCGATGATCTGACGCGCTGGCTGGATGGGCATCCTGTTTCCGTTCGTCGCGTAACGCAGACGGAACGGTTTATTAAATGGTGCCGTCGTAATAGAGTGATCAGCAGTCTGGTGCTGTCGACCGCCGTCATCCTGCTGTTCAGTCTGACCGCGGTTTCTTTTTCGCTGTTCGAAGCGTCTGAAGCACGGAATGAGGCACAGCAAAATCTGGAATATGCACAGACTCAGGAACAAGAGGCCGTGGATGAGCGGGATAAAGCGATTTCCGCAGCCGAGGCGCAGCGCAAAGAATCGGCGCGGAACAGTCTGCTATTGGCGGGATACAATATACGGGCGGGCCGCTTTTATGAAGCCGAATTATTGCTGAATGCCATCGATGAAAAAGACCGTGGCTGGGTCTGGAACCTGCAATCCGCGCGGATTCCGCGGGAAATAATTTCGATCACACATCCGGAAGGCAAAGCATTTCAGGATGCCAACATTTTTTTTGATGATTCCGGAGAAAAGCTTGCACTGAGGCACGCAGTAGGAAACCGGCTCGTTACCTGGCTGTATGAGGCGAAGACGGGCAAGTTCTTGAGTAAGGTGGCTGATGACTACGAACTGGTGTCTCCTTCGGGAGCAGGTTTTACTCAAGGGGGGCGTTATCTGACGGTCATAATGTGGAATCGCTTGCCCCAGGGGGGGCAGACTCCTTTTAATCTGGGGATCTATGATACAAATACGAAACAGATCATCGCCACTCAGGATGACATCAGTAATTATTCCCCCTGCCTGACTCAACCCGAAGCAGTGGTGATTCAACGGCGTGACCAAAAGGGGAAGTATGCTTATTCTCTATGGAATTTTATAACCGGGAAAACGGTTGAATTCGGTACCGGACCAAAATGTCTTCCATTCAATTTTAGTGTGAATCAGGATGGGACAGTGTTGGCTCTACGATACAAAAATATGATGACGTTTAAATCCAGTGAAAAGAGGCAAACCGTTTTACGGCCGATCATGGATCGACTGGGAGCGACGCACTGGAATGTTTCGCGAGATCAAAAATATGTAGTGGGACAGTTGCAAGATCCCTGGCCTTGGAATCGTCGGAATAAAATGGTACCGGCGGGGCAGGCTGTGGTTGTACAATTTCCGGCTCGGATGATTTCCGTGCTCGAAACAGATGACTCGGTGGCACACGCGTTATTCCAATATGCCGAGTTACAGAGTATGACGCTGAATATATTTAATCAGGGCAGTGGATTCTTCCTGACGACTAATGATCGCTTTGTTGTGCTCAATTCCAGTAATACCGCAGTAATGCAACCCCAGAAGAAAGAACTTTGCTGGTGGAACCGTGATACGGGAGAGTATCTGGGGAAAGCGATGGGGATTGCTGTCAGTTCCGATGGAGAACGGTTTGCATCGATCGAATCTAAAACGGTCAAAATACGCGAGGCGCCCGTGCGGATTCGCCGTTTTCGATCTCAAGTGACGGAAAAGGAACTGGAGAAGTGGGAGCCGGTTCAACCCCGCAAACAGAATCGCGTCTATCCTGTCATCCTGTATTCTCAGGAAGAACCCTGGGTGGTGCTGATCCACGATCAGGGTACTGACACCGTTGATCTGGAAACACGAGTGATCAGCATCAAGCATGCCTCAAAGGTTTTTTATCACCAGGCGCGGCGGGTTGCCTTTCATGAACCGACGGGAACCCTGGCCTTAATTAATGGCAACGAGTTTCTGGATCTGTTTTCGCTCAAAACCGGCAAGCAACTGGCCCACCTTCGCTGTGATCCCTGGCCCGTGAATACGGATCTGACATTTCATCCGAACGGAGAACTACTGGCTGTCGGGCATGCCGACGCGCTGGTGATCTGGTCGATTCCGGAGCAGAAGGTGATCCACCGAAACAAGGAGTTCCGATTCATGGAAGAGGGGAACGGCAAACTGAAATTCACCCCGGACGGAAAGTATCTGTTCATTTATGGCAAACGAATCGACACCGAAACCTGGCAGCCGACAGCAGCACAACCTTTTAAGTCAGACCACCCGGTCAAGTTTTCGCCGGACAGCCAACTGTTGACAATTGATACCGCAGACGGACTGGTGCAGATTCATGAGGTGGAAACAGGCAAGCTGGTGCATCAGATTCAAACCGATGCGCAGTCCGTCTATTCGCACTTTCATCCCCGGGAACCATTATTGGCAGTGGCACGAAGTGACGGGCATCTGGAAATTTATGATACGAACACCTGGGATCTCGTGCTGGATGAACCGCTGCCGCGAGGGGAGTTGGTGGATCTGGTCTTCAGTACCTCAGGGGATTCTCTGGCGGTGGGGGTGCAGACGAAAGGGACACGACGTTGGTTTGAGTTTTCGAATCGACGTTAG
- a CDS encoding RNA polymerase sigma factor, producing MQQPPDNVSPDDSLEELPEFAESVLEEMQSTISPRFEQIWDRFHRLLKNYVEQRLSPQLQPHAGASDILQSAFLSLWRRLEDPSKPPLTDQDDLWGFLMTIARRKLSRRWRQINTQKRGGGKVISATDYTNSDAKSSFEEIVFEEVNQQLKLELEEASELLDIECQTIISMKLAGMTNAEIAEELKCSIQRIERKNNLIRKAFTDAEADSTIITES from the coding sequence ATGCAGCAACCACCCGACAACGTCAGCCCCGATGACTCCCTTGAAGAACTGCCGGAATTCGCGGAAAGCGTGCTGGAAGAAATGCAATCCACCATTTCGCCCCGCTTCGAGCAGATCTGGGATCGATTTCATCGATTGTTGAAAAACTACGTGGAACAACGACTTTCGCCCCAACTGCAGCCGCATGCGGGAGCCAGCGACATTCTACAAAGCGCGTTTCTCAGCTTATGGCGACGTCTGGAAGATCCCTCGAAACCGCCCCTCACCGATCAAGACGACCTCTGGGGCTTTCTGATGACCATCGCCCGCCGCAAACTTTCGCGCCGCTGGCGACAGATCAATACACAAAAACGGGGAGGCGGGAAAGTGATTTCGGCGACCGACTATACCAATTCTGACGCCAAGTCCTCGTTTGAAGAGATCGTCTTTGAGGAAGTCAATCAGCAGCTCAAGCTCGAACTGGAAGAAGCGTCCGAATTGCTCGATATCGAATGTCAGACGATTATATCCATGAAGCTGGCCGGCATGACCAACGCTGAGATCGCAGAAGAACTCAAATGCAGCATCCAACGTATTGAGCGCAAAAATAATCTGATCCGCAAAGCGTTCACCGATGCTGAAGCAGACTCGACGATCATCACAGAAAGTTGA
- a CDS encoding arylsulfatase gives MIHSIYHRRLFPKRITLLFLCVILSLSSLKTVHAASNERPNIMLIMADDLGFSDLGCYGSEIKTPHLDQLAKEGLRFSRFYNAGRCCPTRASLMTGLYPHQAGMGWMNRNDNLPGYLGELNQHCVSIAEVLSAADYRCYHVGKWHLTYRMRKANENWPLGRGFDRAYGTGGGGNYFAPRPLYEDNQLIKPPKEGYYITDAFSRRAVNYLKDHAQQNQDTPFFMYLAYTAPHFPLHALPADIAAYRGRYRAGWDELRKQRHQKMTELGLINSPLSPRDPDAKAWDSLTKAEQEEWELRMAVYAAMVTSMDRGIGQVLEQIKQMGKTENTLVFFLSDNGASAEYIDRGHQPGAVTGTRESFRCAEVGWANASNTPFRFHKMWMHEGGISTPLIVRWPAQIQQTGGWTSQMGHVIDLMATCVDVSQATYPAVKQSRLVSPFEGKSLRTTFLNPEKTEDRTLYWEHEGNKAVRQGNWKLVKQHKQDWELYDLSQDRSELNNLAQQQPKRVASLEELWDAWAEHVGVVPWDRLPPPGYRSKGPAFYRKK, from the coding sequence ATGATTCACTCAATATACCACCGCCGCCTGTTCCCCAAACGAATCACTCTGCTCTTTCTCTGTGTGATACTCAGTCTCTCTTCTTTGAAGACAGTCCATGCCGCTTCGAATGAGCGTCCGAATATCATGCTGATCATGGCCGACGACTTGGGTTTTTCTGACCTGGGCTGCTATGGCTCGGAAATAAAGACACCTCATCTTGACCAGTTAGCCAAAGAGGGCCTGCGGTTCTCCCGGTTTTATAATGCGGGCCGCTGCTGTCCCACCCGGGCCTCTCTCATGACGGGACTCTACCCGCATCAGGCTGGCATGGGGTGGATGAATCGTAATGACAATCTCCCGGGCTATCTGGGCGAACTCAATCAGCACTGTGTCAGCATCGCGGAAGTTCTCTCTGCAGCCGACTACCGCTGTTATCACGTCGGCAAATGGCATCTGACCTATCGCATGCGGAAAGCCAACGAAAACTGGCCGCTGGGGCGTGGCTTTGATCGCGCGTATGGCACTGGCGGAGGCGGCAACTATTTCGCCCCTCGTCCGCTGTATGAAGACAATCAACTGATCAAACCACCGAAAGAGGGCTACTATATCACCGATGCCTTCAGCCGGAGAGCCGTCAATTATCTGAAGGATCATGCACAACAAAATCAAGACACGCCGTTTTTCATGTACCTGGCTTATACCGCGCCCCACTTTCCACTGCATGCGCTGCCCGCTGATATCGCCGCTTACCGAGGACGCTACCGCGCTGGATGGGATGAACTCCGAAAACAGCGTCATCAGAAAATGACCGAACTGGGGCTGATCAACAGCCCGCTTTCTCCCCGTGATCCGGATGCCAAAGCCTGGGACTCCCTTACCAAAGCAGAGCAGGAAGAATGGGAATTACGCATGGCCGTTTACGCCGCCATGGTCACCAGCATGGATCGCGGCATTGGTCAGGTTCTGGAGCAGATTAAACAAATGGGAAAGACCGAAAACACACTTGTGTTCTTCCTCTCTGACAACGGTGCGAGTGCCGAATATATCGATCGTGGCCATCAACCCGGCGCCGTCACAGGCACACGTGAATCATTCCGCTGTGCTGAAGTCGGCTGGGCCAATGCCAGCAATACGCCATTCCGCTTCCACAAGATGTGGATGCATGAAGGGGGCATTTCCACGCCGCTGATCGTTCGCTGGCCTGCGCAAATTCAACAGACCGGCGGCTGGACCAGTCAAATGGGACATGTGATCGACCTGATGGCAACCTGCGTCGATGTTTCTCAAGCTACCTACCCGGCTGTAAAACAAAGCCGCCTGGTTAGTCCCTTTGAAGGCAAAAGTCTGCGTACCACCTTTCTGAACCCGGAGAAAACTGAAGATCGCACGCTCTACTGGGAACATGAAGGCAACAAAGCCGTCCGTCAGGGGAACTGGAAACTGGTCAAACAGCACAAACAGGACTGGGAACTCTACGATCTGAGTCAGGATCGCAGCGAATTGAACAACCTGGCTCAGCAGCAACCCAAACGTGTTGCTTCTCTCGAGGAACTCTGGGACGCCTGGGCAGAGCATGTCGGCGTCGTCCCCTGGGATCGACTCCCCCCACCCGGCTATCGAAGTAAAGGACCGGCTTTCTACCGTAAGAAGTAA